One stretch of Miscanthus floridulus cultivar M001 chromosome 18, ASM1932011v1, whole genome shotgun sequence DNA includes these proteins:
- the LOC136519465 gene encoding protein FAR1-RELATED SEQUENCE 5-like yields the protein MGYSSSEDEELVGDFIDAEDNTGTENIDQGTGVMASQIHGDDPCTGSMPPVIGNELLMAADVVGKNDEPRMGMEFESDAAARAFYNAYALRFGFGIRVARSRSERRKGVEVLVMKRFVCLKEGHHKKKPVEPSNKKKRKRLSIRDGCPAMMEVVRRGPDKWVITKLVLEHTHVIVSADRAREVQLRRLSGKFQEHENQLQELRSNVFGDTNAQGLFNYFKKMQSENSSFFFSTQVDSKNCVSNAVWVDARARMAYTYFGDAVYFDTTYSGNENMLPFAAFTGVNHHGDTVVFGCALILDRTESSYGWIFETWLTAMDNRLPFSFTTDEGKGIAAAVAKVFPQCFHRLCRWRILYRCKKRLTDVCTRFPGLHDELKRCVNGCDTVAVFDMFWGSILDKYGLRDENWLQSLYEIRDKWVPAYLTSSFFAELSLTHRRETVSRFYRNNFSSRVSLNTFISRFDQYIDSLYASEAQKDITSFSPEQFPKTDTVLEKQARSIYTRAAFETFQLELVEAMQHYAVKVQDGSYMKYYVERGGDPPTRHIVFYNVAEKKAWCECCRFAFSAILCRHVLSVFLVAGVIMLPEPCITKRWTKKAKTGPELFGLNVGNGSGSADTVVSRYNDLVRDAIKCAEKGAVSAGAFRVAKEVLHKAFMEIRGLGEKLNKDALHSASSR from the coding sequence ATGGGgtattcttcaagtgaagacgaGGAATTGGTTGGAGATTTTATCGATGCTGAGGATAATACAGGCACTGAGAATATTGACCAAGGAACTGGTGTCATGGCTTCCCAGATCCATGGCGATGATCCCTGCACGGGATCAATGCCACCTGTTATTGGAAATGAGCTGCTGATGGCAGCTGATGTTGTGGGCAAAAATGATGAACCACGTATGGGCATGGAATTCGAGTCTGATGCCGCTGCTCGGGCATTCTACAATGCATATGCTTTACGCTTTGGGTTTGGGATTCGTGTTGCCCGATCCCGTAGTGAGCGGAGAAAGGGTGTTGAGGTGCTCGTAATGAAGCGTTTTGTGTGCTTGAAAGAGGGACATCACAAGAAGAAGCCAGTTGAGCCTAGCAATAAGAAAAAGAGGAAACGACTCTCTATACGGGATGGGTGCCCAGCAATGATGGAAGTGGTGCGTAGGGGCCCGGATAAGTGGGTTATCACGAAGCTGGTGCTGGAGCACACCCATGTTATTGTTAGTGCAGATCGCGCACGGGAGGTCCAACTCCGTCGCCTGTCTGGAAAGTTTCAGGAACATGAGAACCAATTGCAGGAGCTGCGAAGCAATgtgtttggagatacaaatgcaCAAGGGCTCTTTAACTACTTCAAGAAAATGCAATCAGAGAATTCCAGCTTTTTCTTTTCTACACAAGTTGACAGTAAAAACTGTGTGAGCAATGCAGTTTGGGTTGATGCAAGAGCTAGAATGGCATACACATACTTTGGGGATGCTGTTTACTTTGACACTACTTATAGCGGAAATGAGAATATGCTGCCCTTTGCAGCTTTCACAGGAGTTAATCACCATGGCGACACTGTTGTTTTTGGCTGTGCCTTAATTTTGGACAGGACAGAATCTTCATATGGCTGGATTTTTGAGACGTGGTTGACAGCAATGGATAATCGGTTGCCATTTTCCTTTACTACTGATGAAGGTAAGGGAATAGCAGCTGCTGTTGCAAAAGTATTTCCTCAGTGTTTCCATCGTCTTTGCAGATGGCGCATCTTGTATAGATGCAAGAAGAGACTGACTGATGTCTGCACAAGATTTCCTGGGTTACATGATGAGCTAAAGAGATGTGTCAATGGGTGTGATACTGTGGCTGTTTTTGACATGTTCTGGGGCTCCATTCTTGACAAGTATGGCCTGAGAGACGAGAATTGGCTGCAGTCACTGTATGAAATAAGGGACAAATGGGTTCCTGCATACCTAACGAGCTCCTTCTTCGCTGAGCTGTCCTTAACTCACAGAAGAGAAACAGTCAGTAGGTTTTATAGGAATAACTTCAGTTCAAGAGTTTCTCTGAATACTTTTATAAGTAGATTTGATCAATATATAGACAGTCTGTATGCAAGTGAAGCCCAGAAAGACATCACTTCTTTTTCTCCTGAACAGTTTCCGAAAACCGACACGGTCTTAGAAAAACAAGCGAGGAGTATCTACACCAGAGCTGCATTCGAAACATTCCAGCTGGAATTGGTTGAAGCAATGCAGCATTATGCCGTCAAGGTTCAGGACGGATCATACATGAAATACTACGTCGAAAGAGGTGGTGATCCTCCTACCAGGCACATCGTTTTCTACAATGTTGCTGAGAAGAAGGCCTGGTGCGAGTGCTGCAGGTTTGCTTTCTCGGCGATACTGTGCAGGCATGTCCTTAGTGTGTTCCTTGTGGCTGGTGTCATCATGCTTCCAGAGCCTTGCATCACAAAGCGATGGACAAAGAAGGCTAAGACAGGGCCTGAACTGTTTGGGCTTAACGTTGGAAATGGAAGTGGCAGTGCAGATACTGTGGTTTCAAGATATAATGATCTTGTTCGTGATGCGATTAAGTGTGCAGAGAAGGGAGCTGTATCAGCCGGCGCCTTCAGAGTTGCAAAGGAAGTGCTGCACAAAGCCTTCATGGAGATCAGGGGTCTCGGAGAGAAACTGAACAAGGATGCTCTGCACTCTGCATCAAGCAGATAG
- the LOC136519467 gene encoding uncharacterized protein — MAAMANTTSLRSRLLILPPPPALPTAVSFRLRPCTTTASSSSQRKRPRLAARAAPPGGAVAPASAASKEDEQGEMGSGGGLSAADAERLCEFLRADLPHLFDDVGIDRSAYDDRVRFRDPITRHDTIDGYLFNIRLLKLLFRPDFYLHAVKQTGPYELTTRWTMVMKFMLLPWKPELVFTGLSIMGVNPQNLKFNSHVDLWDSIQNNEYFSSEGLWDVIKQLRIYKTPDIETPNYLILKRTAHYEVRSYAPFLVVEAKGDKLAGSSGFNNVTGYIFGNNASSEKIPMTTPVFTQASDSTLSDVSIQIVLPMNKDLDSLPAPNTAVTLRKVEGGIAAVKKFSGRPKEEIVLQKEKDLRSQLLNDGLKPHPGCLLARYNDPRTKSFLMRNEVLIWLIEFTLEL; from the exons ATGGCAGCAATGGCCAACACCACATCCCTCCGCTCCCGCCTCCTCATCCTCCCACCGCCACCGGCGCTCCCGACCGCCGTGTCCTTTCGTCTCCGCCCATGCACAACCacggcctcctcgtcctcccaGAGGAAGAGGCCCCGCCTCGCGGCACGGGCGGCGCCGCCCGGCGGCGCTGTGGCCCCTGCGTCGGCCGCGTCGAAGGAGGATGAGCAGGGGGAGATGGGCAGCGGCGGGGGCCTGTCTGCGGCTGATGCAGAGAGGCTGTGTGAGTTCCTGCGGGCCGACCTGCCGCACCTGTTCGACGACGTCGGCATCGACCGGTCCGCGTACGACGACCGCGTGCGGTTCCGCGACCCTATCACCCGCCACGACACCATCGACGGCTACCTCTTCAACATCCGCCTCCTCAAGCTGCTCTTCCGCCCCGACTTCTACCTCCACGCCGTCAAGCAG ACAGGGCCGTACGAGCTCACCACGAGGTGGACCATGGTGATGAAGTTTATGCTCCTGCCCTGGAAGCCGGAGCTGGTCTTCACTGGCCTGTCGATCATGGGCGTCAACCCGCAGAATCTCAAGTTCAACAGCCATGTG GATCTTTGGGATTCGATACAAAATAACGAGTACTTCTCTTCTGAAGGATTATGGGATGTTATCAAGCAG CTACGGATTTACAAGACCCCTGACATAGAAACACCAAATTACCTTATTCTAAAGAGGACTGCACATTACGAG GTTAGGAGTTATGCGCCATTCTTAGTGGTTGAAGCAAAAGGTGATAAACTGGCGGGATCGTCGGGCTTCAACAATGTAACTGG ATATATATTTGGCAATAATGCTTCATCTGAAAAGATTCCGATGACTACACCTGTCTTCACTCAAGCTTCTGACAGCACACTTTCAGATGTATCCATCCAGATAGTTCTGCCAATGAACAAAGACTTGGACAG TTTACCAGCTCCAAATACAGCAGTTACTTTGCGGAAGGTAGAAGGAGGCATTGCTGCAGTGAAAAAATTCAGTGGACGACCAAAAGAAGAAATTGTGCTCCAGAAGGAGAAGGATCTACGCTCCCAGTTACTTAACGATGGATTGAAGCCTCATCCAGGCTGTTTGCTTGCACGCTACAATGATCCCAGGACAAAGAGCTTCTTAATG AGGAACGAGGTGCTCATATGGCTAATTGAATTCACACTGGAGTTGTAA